GTCTTTCTTGCCTCCGGATGGTTCAGATAAAAGTTAATTTTCTCTTTGAGATCATTAATATCAGAGAATGATGCCAGGTGTTTTCCCTCCTCGAAAAGCGCAAAGACGTCCCGCTGTTGATCGCAGATTACGAAAGCGCCGCAGGCCAGCGCCTCAAAAATGCGGGGGCTGGCCTGATAGACGGGGAAGCTGCTCTGGGGGTCATGATAATGGGTGGCCAGGACGATTTTCCCGGCGCTGTATATTTTAACCCATTCCGCAAGCGTCGTATGAGCGGCGCGAACACAGCGGCGAAGCGGCGATGAGGAAGAAAGATTTTCCCAGCCCGGCCCCCATATCGCAAAATCAAATTCAGCTAATTTTTCAAATAACCTCGCCCGTTCCGGATAAAAAGAGCCGACAAAAACGATGTCGTTTCCGTATTTTTCACGAGCAGACGCGCCGATGTCAACCGGATGGTGAAAATCAGGATCGCAGGCCATCGGCAGCCAGCGGGTGTTTGTTATGCCCGCTTTCGAAAACAGCTCGATGGCCTCTGTACCCTGGCAGAAGAGATGATCGTAAACAGGCGCGGCGGCAAGGAGCGGCTGAAAATCAATAGGTGCATCAATCGTCCATAAAACCGCTCTCGTCCCCAGCTTTTTCATTTTTTCGACCGTTTCCGGTAAAATCCGATGCCCACCCGTTACGATCGCCAAATCCGGTCTGGCTTCCCCGGCCATCTTCAGCAGCCGCTGGTTGATGATCTGCAAATCAAACCGTTCCAGAAATGGCAATTTCCCCCTGATCCGTCCGGGGATAAGATGCCGCCGATCCTCAAAGATAACCAGCTCATGCCCCAGCGATCGGATGGCCTTTTCCAGGTACTCGGTAATAGTCAGAAAATGAGGATTATGATGGCCGGAAAAGAGGATTTTCATCTATTTTATTTTCAGCCTTTTTGGAAAGTTCATCATATAACTCCCAATACGCTTTTAAAATAACATCGGGATGAAGGTATTTCTTTGCAAATTGCAACGATTGCGCACCCATGTTTTTTCTTGTATCCTTGTTTTCGGCCAAAGCTTCTATTGCGGCAGCCATTTCCCCGGGATGCGCGGGAGAAACGACAAAACCATTCTGACCGACGGATACCATTTCAGGATTTCCGCCAGCGGACGTTACTACAGCGGGCAGTCCACAGGCAAACGCCTCTCCAAGAGCCACGCTTAAACCTTCCTGATGAGAAGGCTGAACGTAAATATCCGACGCGGCCAAGAAGGGCCGTACATCATGGCAATCCTCAATCATCAGACATCTGTTCATAAGTCCGGCTTTTTCTAAAATATCAGTCACTTTCTGCTTTATGGAGTCTCCGTTGTAGCGGTGATTTTCACTTCCCACAAGGATAAGTCGGTTATTGTGATTTTTTGTCAGCCTGGCAAACGCCTCGGCAAGGACCTCCTGACCTTTTACGGGATGGTAATTTGCCACACAGGTGATAACAAGCTCGTCGGACAGAATACCCAATTTCCCCCTGGATTTTTCCCTTTCTATTAGCGTAACCGGCTCAAAAAAACTGATATCTGGGGCATTATAGATCGTTTGTATGCGATCACGACTCAGAGTATGGACTGCAGAGAGTTCCTTTTGCAGCAGGTTGCTGACGCAGACATACCTGCCAATGTAACGATCGAGCTGCTCATATTGACGGATATGCTCTTTTACCCATCCGACATACGAGCGGCTATGGCAGGTCACCAGGAGGGGAATTCGATGACCAAGCGCAGCCCGGGCAGAAATCAGATCGGCATCGAACGAGTGGGCATGAATGATTGACGGGGATATGCCGGCCAATATATTTTTCATATTCCGAATCAGCCAATATGTTCGCAAAGGCTGGATAAATCGAGGCAGAGGTTTTATATTAACAACGTGAACATCCTGGTTTGCAAGAGCTTCACAAAATCCATCATTATTACCATAATGAACGAAATAGACCACCCATCCTCGTTCCATCATGCCTAGCGATAGAAATCTGATAACGGCGGTGACACCGCTAACGCCGGTCGAAGCAACAACATGAATCAATCTCTTCTTCACCATAACCAACGCGTTGATGTGGCCTCTTGCAAAATCCTGGATTTATTCATTTCACAAACATTTTCATCAAATTATTGCTCTGACCGTTGATTATCCGCATCCACGTTCTTTGAATTGGGAATAACCTCATTTAGAGGTCAAAAGCGGCTCTGCAAAGATCTCTGATGCCAACATTATGGGTTAATGAATTTTTTTAGATGGGCAT
The sequence above is drawn from the Syntrophales bacterium genome and encodes:
- a CDS encoding glycosyltransferase, with the protein product MKILFSGHHNPHFLTITEYLEKAIRSLGHELVIFEDRRHLIPGRIRGKLPFLERFDLQIINQRLLKMAGEARPDLAIVTGGHRILPETVEKMKKLGTRAVLWTIDAPIDFQPLLAAAPVYDHLFCQGTEAIELFSKAGITNTRWLPMACDPDFHHPVDIGASAREKYGNDIVFVGSFYPERARLFEKLAEFDFAIWGPGWENLSSSSPLRRCVRAAHTTLAEWVKIYSAGKIVLATHYHDPQSSFPVYQASPRIFEALACGAFVICDQQRDVFALFEEGKHLASFSDINDLKEKINFYLNHPEARKTIAEAGQREVVANHTYIHRIKELLATIGLNL
- a CDS encoding glycosyltransferase family 4 protein; this translates as MVKKRLIHVVASTGVSGVTAVIRFLSLGMMERGWVVYFVHYGNNDGFCEALANQDVHVVNIKPLPRFIQPLRTYWLIRNMKNILAGISPSIIHAHSFDADLISARAALGHRIPLLVTCHSRSYVGWVKEHIRQYEQLDRYIGRYVCVSNLLQKELSAVHTLSRDRIQTIYNAPDISFFEPVTLIEREKSRGKLGILSDELVITCVANYHPVKGQEVLAEAFARLTKNHNNRLILVGSENHRYNGDSIKQKVTDILEKAGLMNRCLMIEDCHDVRPFLAASDIYVQPSHQEGLSVALGEAFACGLPAVVTSAGGNPEMVSVGQNGFVVSPAHPGEMAAAIEALAENKDTRKNMGAQSLQFAKKYLHPDVILKAYWELYDELSKKAENKIDENPLFRPS